One genomic segment of Gossypium arboreum isolate Shixiya-1 chromosome 3, ASM2569848v2, whole genome shotgun sequence includes these proteins:
- the LOC108465488 gene encoding uncharacterized protein LOC108465488 isoform X3, with translation MQNQRLVSMTSGERFYGIQEAGHPLSLKLQLQPGASLNTLRDAGKDHYGLISCPLDRCNGGNYSQAVKYNALGCCTGDKFYHKDGDGGDSILFQRRPHSHFVSQYDDSGFKNKEFQTISSSRDCLSLSRDGRLNDMPQIGHEDTDVAACFDGPFFPSSINTSTVSPPSFQFHVSSEEGINLYVDLNSNPSEWIEKLKSEVSISQDMSHCKSKTFPKELGRFGESSKQMERSFQLNVDTGEMKDDFIHSGLPPNLIIKETSSLQFDHPDRDNGSFGSAVMIPCGRAVDLSEHLEGDRGLTLVRAHPDSQEQIISAIAPCAKDGWLVAPNSNINSPREKLGGDGALNISNGPLSLLRKENEICENCTLQSSCHLVSSGRIIPGCQPDGSLLMQKPEDVVPQKDALHSPGDNGEFVDLVDPKHKFYADQGGLAGSTDLNQETFRTRLPTLVEEQDKSKINNWGESSECSQDELFENCRGLDNVESNGLSKKRACIDGDKNDCSLLDAKILRSTKHLIKVLPRRSTRLVSK, from the exons ATGCAGAACCAGAGATTGGTTTCAATGACATCGGGGGAAAGATTCTATGGAATTCAAGAGGCTGGACATCCTTTGTCCCTGAAACTACAACTGCAACCTGGAGCATCATTAAACACCTTAAGGGATGCTGGAAAAG ATCACTATGGACTCATCTCTTGTCCCCTAGACAGGTGTAATGGAGGGAACTATTCTCAAGCTGTTAAATATAATGCATTGGGTTGTTGCACAGGGGATAAATTTTATCATAAG GACGGTGATGGTGGTGACTCTATTTTGTTTCAGCGAAGACCACATTCTCATTTTGTTAGTCAGTATGATGACAGTGGTTTTAAGAATAAAGAGTTCCAAACTATAAGCTCCAGTAGAGATTGTTTGAGTCTCTCAAGAGATGGAAGGCTGAATGATatgcctcaaattggacatgaaGACACAGATGTTGCTGCATGTTTTGATGGGCCTTTCTTTCCTTCTTCCATAAACACTTCAACTGTTTCCCCCCCTTCTTTTCAGTTTCATGTCAGTTCAGAAGAGGGGATCAACCTTTATGTAGATTTAAATTCAAACCCATCAGAGTGGATTGAGAAACTGAAAAGTGAGGTTTCAATAAGCCAGGACATGTCCCATTGCAAGTCTAAGACTTTTCCTAAGGAGCTTGGGCGCTTTGGGGAAAGTAGTAAACAGATGGAGAGATCTTTTCAGTTGAATGTAGATACTGGGGAAATGAAAGATGACTTTATACACTCTGGATTACCCCCAAATTTGATCATAAAAGAAACGAGTTCATTGCAGTTTGATCATCCTGATCGAGATAATGGATCCTTCGGCTCAGCTGTAATGATACCATGTGGCAGAGCTGTAGATTTGTCAGAGCATTTAGAAGGAGATCGAGGACTGACCTTAGTTAGAGCTCATCCTGATTCTCAGGAGCAAATAATTTCTGCTATTGCACCATGTGCTAAAGATGGGTGGTTGGTAGCCCCTAATTCAAATATTAATTCTCCTAGGGAGAAGTTAGGTGGTGATGGTGcattaaatatatcaaatggtcCTCTGAGTCTTCTGaggaaggaaaatgaaatatgtgaaaattgtACCCTACAAAGCAGTTGTCATCTTGTAAGTTCTGGTCGAATAATTCCTGGATGCCAGCCAGATGGTTCATTACTGATGCAAAAGCCTGAAGATGTGGTTCCCCAGAAAGATGCATTACATTCGCCTGGTGATAATGGTGAATTTGTGGATTTAGTTGATCCAAAGCATAAGTTTTATGCAGACCAAGGTGGGCTAGCCGGCTCAACTGATCTCAATCAAGAGACATTTAGGACCCGGCTGCCTACATTAGTTGAAGAACAG GATAAGAGCAAAATTAATAATTGGGGAGAGAGTTCAGA ATGCTCACAAGATGAGCTATTTGAAAATTGTAGAGGACTTGATAATGTTGAATCTAATGGACTCAGCAAAAAGAGGGCATGTATAGATGGCGATAAAAATGACTGTAGCTTGCTTGATGCCAAGATTTTAAGAAGCACAAAGCATTTGATTAAGGTCCTTCCCAGAAGATCCACGCGGCTGGTTTCCAAG
- the LOC108465488 gene encoding uncharacterized protein LOC108465488 isoform X2 translates to MENKEDEGFFHSLSRKELQSLCKKYGLPAKRSHSDMAKSLASYVENQRLVSMTSGERFYGIQEAGHPLSLKLQLQPGASLNTLRDAGKDHYGLISCPLDRCNGGNYSQAVKYNALGCCTGDKFYHKDGDGGDSILFQRRPHSHFVSQYDDSGFKNKEFQTISSSRDCLSLSRDGRLNDMPQIGHEDTDVAACFDGPFFPSSINTSTVSPPSFQFHVSSEEGINLYVDLNSNPSEWIEKLKSEVSISQDMSHCKSKTFPKELGRFGESSKQMERSFQLNVDTGEMKDDFIHSGLPPNLIIKETSSLQFDHPDRDNGSFGSAVMIPCGRAVDLSEHLEGDRGLTLVRAHPDSQEQIISAIAPCAKDGWLVAPNSNINSPREKLGGDGALNISNGPLSLLRKENEICENCTLQSSCHLVSSGRIIPGCQPDGSLLMQKPEDVVPQKDALHSPGDNGEFVDLVDPKHKFYADQGGLAGSTDLNQETFRTRLPTLVEEQDKSKINNWGESSEGLDNVESNGLSKKRACIDGDKNDCSLLDAKILRSTKHLIKVLPRRSTRLVSK, encoded by the exons ATGGAAAATAAGGAAGATGAGGGTTTTTTTCATAGCCTTTCTAGGAAAGAGCTTCAAAGTTTGTGTAAGAAGTATGGTTTACCGGCTAAGAGGTCCCATTCTGATATGGCTAAATCATTGGCATCTTATGTAGAG AACCAGAGATTGGTTTCAATGACATCGGGGGAAAGATTCTATGGAATTCAAGAGGCTGGACATCCTTTGTCCCTGAAACTACAACTGCAACCTGGAGCATCATTAAACACCTTAAGGGATGCTGGAAAAG ATCACTATGGACTCATCTCTTGTCCCCTAGACAGGTGTAATGGAGGGAACTATTCTCAAGCTGTTAAATATAATGCATTGGGTTGTTGCACAGGGGATAAATTTTATCATAAG GACGGTGATGGTGGTGACTCTATTTTGTTTCAGCGAAGACCACATTCTCATTTTGTTAGTCAGTATGATGACAGTGGTTTTAAGAATAAAGAGTTCCAAACTATAAGCTCCAGTAGAGATTGTTTGAGTCTCTCAAGAGATGGAAGGCTGAATGATatgcctcaaattggacatgaaGACACAGATGTTGCTGCATGTTTTGATGGGCCTTTCTTTCCTTCTTCCATAAACACTTCAACTGTTTCCCCCCCTTCTTTTCAGTTTCATGTCAGTTCAGAAGAGGGGATCAACCTTTATGTAGATTTAAATTCAAACCCATCAGAGTGGATTGAGAAACTGAAAAGTGAGGTTTCAATAAGCCAGGACATGTCCCATTGCAAGTCTAAGACTTTTCCTAAGGAGCTTGGGCGCTTTGGGGAAAGTAGTAAACAGATGGAGAGATCTTTTCAGTTGAATGTAGATACTGGGGAAATGAAAGATGACTTTATACACTCTGGATTACCCCCAAATTTGATCATAAAAGAAACGAGTTCATTGCAGTTTGATCATCCTGATCGAGATAATGGATCCTTCGGCTCAGCTGTAATGATACCATGTGGCAGAGCTGTAGATTTGTCAGAGCATTTAGAAGGAGATCGAGGACTGACCTTAGTTAGAGCTCATCCTGATTCTCAGGAGCAAATAATTTCTGCTATTGCACCATGTGCTAAAGATGGGTGGTTGGTAGCCCCTAATTCAAATATTAATTCTCCTAGGGAGAAGTTAGGTGGTGATGGTGcattaaatatatcaaatggtcCTCTGAGTCTTCTGaggaaggaaaatgaaatatgtgaaaattgtACCCTACAAAGCAGTTGTCATCTTGTAAGTTCTGGTCGAATAATTCCTGGATGCCAGCCAGATGGTTCATTACTGATGCAAAAGCCTGAAGATGTGGTTCCCCAGAAAGATGCATTACATTCGCCTGGTGATAATGGTGAATTTGTGGATTTAGTTGATCCAAAGCATAAGTTTTATGCAGACCAAGGTGGGCTAGCCGGCTCAACTGATCTCAATCAAGAGACATTTAGGACCCGGCTGCCTACATTAGTTGAAGAACAG GATAAGAGCAAAATTAATAATTGGGGAGAGAGTTCAGA AGGACTTGATAATGTTGAATCTAATGGACTCAGCAAAAAGAGGGCATGTATAGATGGCGATAAAAATGACTGTAGCTTGCTTGATGCCAAGATTTTAAGAAGCACAAAGCATTTGATTAAGGTCCTTCCCAGAAGATCCACGCGGCTGGTTTCCAAG
- the LOC108465488 gene encoding uncharacterized protein LOC108465488 isoform X1: MENKEDEGFFHSLSRKELQSLCKKYGLPAKRSHSDMAKSLASYVENQRLVSMTSGERFYGIQEAGHPLSLKLQLQPGASLNTLRDAGKDHYGLISCPLDRCNGGNYSQAVKYNALGCCTGDKFYHKDGDGGDSILFQRRPHSHFVSQYDDSGFKNKEFQTISSSRDCLSLSRDGRLNDMPQIGHEDTDVAACFDGPFFPSSINTSTVSPPSFQFHVSSEEGINLYVDLNSNPSEWIEKLKSEVSISQDMSHCKSKTFPKELGRFGESSKQMERSFQLNVDTGEMKDDFIHSGLPPNLIIKETSSLQFDHPDRDNGSFGSAVMIPCGRAVDLSEHLEGDRGLTLVRAHPDSQEQIISAIAPCAKDGWLVAPNSNINSPREKLGGDGALNISNGPLSLLRKENEICENCTLQSSCHLVSSGRIIPGCQPDGSLLMQKPEDVVPQKDALHSPGDNGEFVDLVDPKHKFYADQGGLAGSTDLNQETFRTRLPTLVEEQDKSKINNWGESSECSQDELFENCRGLDNVESNGLSKKRACIDGDKNDCSLLDAKILRSTKHLIKVLPRRSTRLVSK; the protein is encoded by the exons ATGGAAAATAAGGAAGATGAGGGTTTTTTTCATAGCCTTTCTAGGAAAGAGCTTCAAAGTTTGTGTAAGAAGTATGGTTTACCGGCTAAGAGGTCCCATTCTGATATGGCTAAATCATTGGCATCTTATGTAGAG AACCAGAGATTGGTTTCAATGACATCGGGGGAAAGATTCTATGGAATTCAAGAGGCTGGACATCCTTTGTCCCTGAAACTACAACTGCAACCTGGAGCATCATTAAACACCTTAAGGGATGCTGGAAAAG ATCACTATGGACTCATCTCTTGTCCCCTAGACAGGTGTAATGGAGGGAACTATTCTCAAGCTGTTAAATATAATGCATTGGGTTGTTGCACAGGGGATAAATTTTATCATAAG GACGGTGATGGTGGTGACTCTATTTTGTTTCAGCGAAGACCACATTCTCATTTTGTTAGTCAGTATGATGACAGTGGTTTTAAGAATAAAGAGTTCCAAACTATAAGCTCCAGTAGAGATTGTTTGAGTCTCTCAAGAGATGGAAGGCTGAATGATatgcctcaaattggacatgaaGACACAGATGTTGCTGCATGTTTTGATGGGCCTTTCTTTCCTTCTTCCATAAACACTTCAACTGTTTCCCCCCCTTCTTTTCAGTTTCATGTCAGTTCAGAAGAGGGGATCAACCTTTATGTAGATTTAAATTCAAACCCATCAGAGTGGATTGAGAAACTGAAAAGTGAGGTTTCAATAAGCCAGGACATGTCCCATTGCAAGTCTAAGACTTTTCCTAAGGAGCTTGGGCGCTTTGGGGAAAGTAGTAAACAGATGGAGAGATCTTTTCAGTTGAATGTAGATACTGGGGAAATGAAAGATGACTTTATACACTCTGGATTACCCCCAAATTTGATCATAAAAGAAACGAGTTCATTGCAGTTTGATCATCCTGATCGAGATAATGGATCCTTCGGCTCAGCTGTAATGATACCATGTGGCAGAGCTGTAGATTTGTCAGAGCATTTAGAAGGAGATCGAGGACTGACCTTAGTTAGAGCTCATCCTGATTCTCAGGAGCAAATAATTTCTGCTATTGCACCATGTGCTAAAGATGGGTGGTTGGTAGCCCCTAATTCAAATATTAATTCTCCTAGGGAGAAGTTAGGTGGTGATGGTGcattaaatatatcaaatggtcCTCTGAGTCTTCTGaggaaggaaaatgaaatatgtgaaaattgtACCCTACAAAGCAGTTGTCATCTTGTAAGTTCTGGTCGAATAATTCCTGGATGCCAGCCAGATGGTTCATTACTGATGCAAAAGCCTGAAGATGTGGTTCCCCAGAAAGATGCATTACATTCGCCTGGTGATAATGGTGAATTTGTGGATTTAGTTGATCCAAAGCATAAGTTTTATGCAGACCAAGGTGGGCTAGCCGGCTCAACTGATCTCAATCAAGAGACATTTAGGACCCGGCTGCCTACATTAGTTGAAGAACAG GATAAGAGCAAAATTAATAATTGGGGAGAGAGTTCAGA ATGCTCACAAGATGAGCTATTTGAAAATTGTAGAGGACTTGATAATGTTGAATCTAATGGACTCAGCAAAAAGAGGGCATGTATAGATGGCGATAAAAATGACTGTAGCTTGCTTGATGCCAAGATTTTAAGAAGCACAAAGCATTTGATTAAGGTCCTTCCCAGAAGATCCACGCGGCTGGTTTCCAAG
- the LOC108465488 gene encoding uncharacterized protein LOC108465488 isoform X4, giving the protein MTSGERFYGIQEAGHPLSLKLQLQPGASLNTLRDAGKDHYGLISCPLDRCNGGNYSQAVKYNALGCCTGDKFYHKDGDGGDSILFQRRPHSHFVSQYDDSGFKNKEFQTISSSRDCLSLSRDGRLNDMPQIGHEDTDVAACFDGPFFPSSINTSTVSPPSFQFHVSSEEGINLYVDLNSNPSEWIEKLKSEVSISQDMSHCKSKTFPKELGRFGESSKQMERSFQLNVDTGEMKDDFIHSGLPPNLIIKETSSLQFDHPDRDNGSFGSAVMIPCGRAVDLSEHLEGDRGLTLVRAHPDSQEQIISAIAPCAKDGWLVAPNSNINSPREKLGGDGALNISNGPLSLLRKENEICENCTLQSSCHLVSSGRIIPGCQPDGSLLMQKPEDVVPQKDALHSPGDNGEFVDLVDPKHKFYADQGGLAGSTDLNQETFRTRLPTLVEEQDKSKINNWGESSECSQDELFENCRGLDNVESNGLSKKRACIDGDKNDCSLLDAKILRSTKHLIKVLPRRSTRLVSK; this is encoded by the exons ATGACATCGGGGGAAAGATTCTATGGAATTCAAGAGGCTGGACATCCTTTGTCCCTGAAACTACAACTGCAACCTGGAGCATCATTAAACACCTTAAGGGATGCTGGAAAAG ATCACTATGGACTCATCTCTTGTCCCCTAGACAGGTGTAATGGAGGGAACTATTCTCAAGCTGTTAAATATAATGCATTGGGTTGTTGCACAGGGGATAAATTTTATCATAAG GACGGTGATGGTGGTGACTCTATTTTGTTTCAGCGAAGACCACATTCTCATTTTGTTAGTCAGTATGATGACAGTGGTTTTAAGAATAAAGAGTTCCAAACTATAAGCTCCAGTAGAGATTGTTTGAGTCTCTCAAGAGATGGAAGGCTGAATGATatgcctcaaattggacatgaaGACACAGATGTTGCTGCATGTTTTGATGGGCCTTTCTTTCCTTCTTCCATAAACACTTCAACTGTTTCCCCCCCTTCTTTTCAGTTTCATGTCAGTTCAGAAGAGGGGATCAACCTTTATGTAGATTTAAATTCAAACCCATCAGAGTGGATTGAGAAACTGAAAAGTGAGGTTTCAATAAGCCAGGACATGTCCCATTGCAAGTCTAAGACTTTTCCTAAGGAGCTTGGGCGCTTTGGGGAAAGTAGTAAACAGATGGAGAGATCTTTTCAGTTGAATGTAGATACTGGGGAAATGAAAGATGACTTTATACACTCTGGATTACCCCCAAATTTGATCATAAAAGAAACGAGTTCATTGCAGTTTGATCATCCTGATCGAGATAATGGATCCTTCGGCTCAGCTGTAATGATACCATGTGGCAGAGCTGTAGATTTGTCAGAGCATTTAGAAGGAGATCGAGGACTGACCTTAGTTAGAGCTCATCCTGATTCTCAGGAGCAAATAATTTCTGCTATTGCACCATGTGCTAAAGATGGGTGGTTGGTAGCCCCTAATTCAAATATTAATTCTCCTAGGGAGAAGTTAGGTGGTGATGGTGcattaaatatatcaaatggtcCTCTGAGTCTTCTGaggaaggaaaatgaaatatgtgaaaattgtACCCTACAAAGCAGTTGTCATCTTGTAAGTTCTGGTCGAATAATTCCTGGATGCCAGCCAGATGGTTCATTACTGATGCAAAAGCCTGAAGATGTGGTTCCCCAGAAAGATGCATTACATTCGCCTGGTGATAATGGTGAATTTGTGGATTTAGTTGATCCAAAGCATAAGTTTTATGCAGACCAAGGTGGGCTAGCCGGCTCAACTGATCTCAATCAAGAGACATTTAGGACCCGGCTGCCTACATTAGTTGAAGAACAG GATAAGAGCAAAATTAATAATTGGGGAGAGAGTTCAGA ATGCTCACAAGATGAGCTATTTGAAAATTGTAGAGGACTTGATAATGTTGAATCTAATGGACTCAGCAAAAAGAGGGCATGTATAGATGGCGATAAAAATGACTGTAGCTTGCTTGATGCCAAGATTTTAAGAAGCACAAAGCATTTGATTAAGGTCCTTCCCAGAAGATCCACGCGGCTGGTTTCCAAG
- the LOC108465488 gene encoding uncharacterized protein LOC108465488 isoform X6, which yields MENKEDEGFFHSLSRKELQSLCKKYGLPAKRSHSDMAKSLASYVENQRLVSMTSGERFYGIQEAGHPLSLKLQLQPGASLNTLRDAGKDHYGLISCPLDRCNGGNYSQAVKYNALGCCTGDKFYHKDGDGGDSILFQRRPHSHFVSQYDDSGFKNKEFQTISSSRDCLSLSRDGRLNDMPQIGHEDTDVAACFDGPFFPSSINTSTVSPPSFQFHVSSEEGINLYVDLNSNPSEWIEKLKSEVSISQDMSHCKSKTFPKELGRFGESSKQMERSFQLNVDTGEMKDDFIHSGLPPNLIIKETSSLQFDHPDRDNGSFGSAVMIPCGRAVDLSEHLEGDRGLTLVRAHPDSQEQIISAIAPCAKDGWLVAPNSNINSPREKLGGDGALNISNGPLSLLRKENEICENCTLQSSCHLVSSGRIIPGCQPDGSLLMQKPEDVVPQKDALHSPGDNGEFVDLVDPKHKFYADQGGLAGSTDLNQETFRTRLPTLVEEQRT from the exons ATGGAAAATAAGGAAGATGAGGGTTTTTTTCATAGCCTTTCTAGGAAAGAGCTTCAAAGTTTGTGTAAGAAGTATGGTTTACCGGCTAAGAGGTCCCATTCTGATATGGCTAAATCATTGGCATCTTATGTAGAG AACCAGAGATTGGTTTCAATGACATCGGGGGAAAGATTCTATGGAATTCAAGAGGCTGGACATCCTTTGTCCCTGAAACTACAACTGCAACCTGGAGCATCATTAAACACCTTAAGGGATGCTGGAAAAG ATCACTATGGACTCATCTCTTGTCCCCTAGACAGGTGTAATGGAGGGAACTATTCTCAAGCTGTTAAATATAATGCATTGGGTTGTTGCACAGGGGATAAATTTTATCATAAG GACGGTGATGGTGGTGACTCTATTTTGTTTCAGCGAAGACCACATTCTCATTTTGTTAGTCAGTATGATGACAGTGGTTTTAAGAATAAAGAGTTCCAAACTATAAGCTCCAGTAGAGATTGTTTGAGTCTCTCAAGAGATGGAAGGCTGAATGATatgcctcaaattggacatgaaGACACAGATGTTGCTGCATGTTTTGATGGGCCTTTCTTTCCTTCTTCCATAAACACTTCAACTGTTTCCCCCCCTTCTTTTCAGTTTCATGTCAGTTCAGAAGAGGGGATCAACCTTTATGTAGATTTAAATTCAAACCCATCAGAGTGGATTGAGAAACTGAAAAGTGAGGTTTCAATAAGCCAGGACATGTCCCATTGCAAGTCTAAGACTTTTCCTAAGGAGCTTGGGCGCTTTGGGGAAAGTAGTAAACAGATGGAGAGATCTTTTCAGTTGAATGTAGATACTGGGGAAATGAAAGATGACTTTATACACTCTGGATTACCCCCAAATTTGATCATAAAAGAAACGAGTTCATTGCAGTTTGATCATCCTGATCGAGATAATGGATCCTTCGGCTCAGCTGTAATGATACCATGTGGCAGAGCTGTAGATTTGTCAGAGCATTTAGAAGGAGATCGAGGACTGACCTTAGTTAGAGCTCATCCTGATTCTCAGGAGCAAATAATTTCTGCTATTGCACCATGTGCTAAAGATGGGTGGTTGGTAGCCCCTAATTCAAATATTAATTCTCCTAGGGAGAAGTTAGGTGGTGATGGTGcattaaatatatcaaatggtcCTCTGAGTCTTCTGaggaaggaaaatgaaatatgtgaaaattgtACCCTACAAAGCAGTTGTCATCTTGTAAGTTCTGGTCGAATAATTCCTGGATGCCAGCCAGATGGTTCATTACTGATGCAAAAGCCTGAAGATGTGGTTCCCCAGAAAGATGCATTACATTCGCCTGGTGATAATGGTGAATTTGTGGATTTAGTTGATCCAAAGCATAAGTTTTATGCAGACCAAGGTGGGCTAGCCGGCTCAACTGATCTCAATCAAGAGACATTTAGGACCCGGCTGCCTACATTAGTTGAAGAACAG AGGACTTGA
- the LOC108465488 gene encoding uncharacterized protein LOC108465488 isoform X5 has product MENKEDEGFFHSLSRKELQSLCKKYGLPAKRSHSDMAKSLASYVENQRLVSMTSGERFYGIQEAGHPLSLKLQLQPGASLNTLRDAGKDHYGLISCPLDRCNGGNYSQAVKYNALGCCTGDKFYHKDGDGGDSILFQRRPHSHFVSQYDDSGFKNKEFQTISSSRDCLSLSRDGRLNDMPQIGHEDTDVAACFDGPFFPSSINTSTVSPPSFQFHVSSEEGINLYVDLNSNPSEWIEKLKSEVSISQDMSHCKSKTFPKELGRFGESSKQMERSFQLNVDTGEMKDDFIHSGLPPNLIIKETSSLQFDHPDRDNGSFGSAVMIPCGRAVDLSEHLEGDRGLTLVRAHPDSQEQIISAIAPCAKDGWLVAPNSNINSPREKLGGDGALNISNGPLSLLRKENEICENCTLQSSCHLVSSGRIIPGCQPDGSLLMQKPEDVVPQKDALHSPGDNGEFVDLVDPKHKFYADQGGLAGSTDLNQETFRTRLPTLVEEQMLTR; this is encoded by the exons ATGGAAAATAAGGAAGATGAGGGTTTTTTTCATAGCCTTTCTAGGAAAGAGCTTCAAAGTTTGTGTAAGAAGTATGGTTTACCGGCTAAGAGGTCCCATTCTGATATGGCTAAATCATTGGCATCTTATGTAGAG AACCAGAGATTGGTTTCAATGACATCGGGGGAAAGATTCTATGGAATTCAAGAGGCTGGACATCCTTTGTCCCTGAAACTACAACTGCAACCTGGAGCATCATTAAACACCTTAAGGGATGCTGGAAAAG ATCACTATGGACTCATCTCTTGTCCCCTAGACAGGTGTAATGGAGGGAACTATTCTCAAGCTGTTAAATATAATGCATTGGGTTGTTGCACAGGGGATAAATTTTATCATAAG GACGGTGATGGTGGTGACTCTATTTTGTTTCAGCGAAGACCACATTCTCATTTTGTTAGTCAGTATGATGACAGTGGTTTTAAGAATAAAGAGTTCCAAACTATAAGCTCCAGTAGAGATTGTTTGAGTCTCTCAAGAGATGGAAGGCTGAATGATatgcctcaaattggacatgaaGACACAGATGTTGCTGCATGTTTTGATGGGCCTTTCTTTCCTTCTTCCATAAACACTTCAACTGTTTCCCCCCCTTCTTTTCAGTTTCATGTCAGTTCAGAAGAGGGGATCAACCTTTATGTAGATTTAAATTCAAACCCATCAGAGTGGATTGAGAAACTGAAAAGTGAGGTTTCAATAAGCCAGGACATGTCCCATTGCAAGTCTAAGACTTTTCCTAAGGAGCTTGGGCGCTTTGGGGAAAGTAGTAAACAGATGGAGAGATCTTTTCAGTTGAATGTAGATACTGGGGAAATGAAAGATGACTTTATACACTCTGGATTACCCCCAAATTTGATCATAAAAGAAACGAGTTCATTGCAGTTTGATCATCCTGATCGAGATAATGGATCCTTCGGCTCAGCTGTAATGATACCATGTGGCAGAGCTGTAGATTTGTCAGAGCATTTAGAAGGAGATCGAGGACTGACCTTAGTTAGAGCTCATCCTGATTCTCAGGAGCAAATAATTTCTGCTATTGCACCATGTGCTAAAGATGGGTGGTTGGTAGCCCCTAATTCAAATATTAATTCTCCTAGGGAGAAGTTAGGTGGTGATGGTGcattaaatatatcaaatggtcCTCTGAGTCTTCTGaggaaggaaaatgaaatatgtgaaaattgtACCCTACAAAGCAGTTGTCATCTTGTAAGTTCTGGTCGAATAATTCCTGGATGCCAGCCAGATGGTTCATTACTGATGCAAAAGCCTGAAGATGTGGTTCCCCAGAAAGATGCATTACATTCGCCTGGTGATAATGGTGAATTTGTGGATTTAGTTGATCCAAAGCATAAGTTTTATGCAGACCAAGGTGGGCTAGCCGGCTCAACTGATCTCAATCAAGAGACATTTAGGACCCGGCTGCCTACATTAGTTGAAGAACAG ATGCTCACAAGATGA